The following coding sequences are from one Granulicella arctica window:
- a CDS encoding formylglycine-generating enzyme family protein, whose protein sequence is MKVKGIFLAALLGCTSSIGFLIYGGQRVLAGGSNVLRDSFLPTVENKVAAPVIVPVDMVLIPGGEFSMGCKDPSSQPHGGHEAMNDCRPIHRVYIDKFWMDKTDVTNREFEKFVRATGYVTVAERKPNANDFPGIDPAKLVPGSLVFTPPNHAVSLDDYKKWWMYVPGANWRHPLGPSSNLRSRMNYPVVHVAYEDAQAYAKWAGKRLPTEAEWEFAARGGITGGTYAWGDEMLEHGMWMANTHQGKFPDRDTAADGYAGIAPVAKFPANGYGLYDITGNVWQWTADWYRPDYYAKLSASVRVAINPRGPEDSNDPDEPGIRKRVQRGGSFVCTEQYCTRYIVGTRGKGEVDSASNHIGFRCVRDLRINH, encoded by the coding sequence ATGAAAGTGAAAGGAATTTTCTTAGCAGCACTCTTGGGATGTACATCATCCATTGGATTCTTGATCTACGGAGGCCAGAGGGTCTTGGCTGGTGGGTCGAATGTACTGCGAGACAGCTTCTTGCCTACCGTGGAAAACAAGGTCGCAGCTCCAGTGATCGTTCCCGTAGATATGGTCTTGATCCCGGGTGGAGAGTTTTCAATGGGCTGCAAGGATCCCAGTTCTCAGCCGCACGGAGGGCATGAAGCGATGAATGATTGTCGTCCTATTCATCGCGTTTATATCGATAAATTCTGGATGGACAAGACAGATGTAACCAATAGAGAGTTTGAAAAGTTCGTACGTGCGACAGGCTATGTAACCGTTGCCGAACGCAAACCCAATGCCAATGACTTTCCGGGAATCGATCCAGCAAAGTTAGTTCCTGGCTCACTCGTATTCACGCCTCCGAACCACGCTGTTTCACTGGACGACTACAAAAAATGGTGGATGTATGTACCAGGAGCGAACTGGCGCCATCCTCTGGGACCGTCCAGCAACCTTCGTAGCCGCATGAACTATCCAGTCGTTCACGTTGCCTATGAAGATGCGCAAGCATATGCAAAGTGGGCAGGCAAGCGTCTTCCGACCGAGGCCGAATGGGAGTTTGCAGCTCGGGGCGGTATTACAGGTGGGACCTATGCTTGGGGTGACGAGATGCTTGAGCATGGGATGTGGATGGCAAATACTCATCAAGGCAAGTTTCCTGACCGAGATACAGCCGCTGATGGGTATGCAGGCATAGCTCCGGTGGCGAAATTTCCTGCAAATGGATATGGACTGTATGACATTACAGGGAATGTTTGGCAATGGACTGCCGATTGGTATCGTCCAGATTATTACGCCAAATTGAGTGCGTCGGTTCGTGTTGCGATCAATCCCCGTGGCCCGGAAGACTCAAATGATCCGGATGAGCCGGGTATTCGGAAACGTGTGCAGCGTGGTGGCTCCTTTGTATGCACCGAGCAATACTGCACACGCTACATCGTTGGTACCCGCGGAAAAGGAGAAGTGGATAGTGCGAGTAATCATATCGGGTTTCGCTGTGTACGTGACTTACGCATAAATCACTGA
- a CDS encoding M20/M25/M40 family metallo-hydrolase codes for MRLITTLLLSAFLTPALYAQSNLLPVVDKTLARDIFKELIETNTTDSVGSTTVAADAMRKRLLDAGFPESDVVVLGPNSRKGNMVARYRGRSGSAMKPVLLIGHIDVVEAKRSDWTTDPFQFIEKDGYFYGRGTQDMKDSDATMVESFIRLRREGFVPNRDIILALTADEEGGKSNGVDWLLKNHRDLIDAAFAINPDAGGPELEKGRAISMGVEATEKLYADFRVTATNPGGHSSLPRPDNAIYHVADALGRLEKTSFPLETNEVTRAYFSSSSETEKDQLAADLKAVSGPVPDPAAAQRLSKDMIYNSLLHTTCVATMMFAGHAPNALPGSAVANVNCRIFPGHSQEEIRQELIRIFADPTLRVQYVTDAGEVLEQSSDRRSMAPPPLNPEVFRPLEATVQSIWPGIPVIPEMETGATDSIYTMNAGIPSYGFSGMGIDRDDDRAHGRDERIRIVDFYAGVQFEYLYLKALASQ; via the coding sequence GTGAGATTGATCACAACCTTACTACTCTCCGCCTTCTTGACTCCCGCGCTTTATGCTCAGTCCAACCTTTTACCCGTGGTTGACAAGACTCTGGCTCGAGATATTTTCAAGGAGCTCATCGAAACCAACACTACTGATTCTGTCGGCAGCACGACCGTTGCTGCGGATGCCATGCGCAAACGACTTCTCGACGCTGGTTTTCCGGAGTCTGATGTTGTTGTCCTTGGCCCTAATAGCCGGAAAGGCAATATGGTTGCTCGTTACCGCGGTCGCTCTGGCTCTGCTATGAAACCTGTTCTCCTTATAGGCCACATCGATGTCGTTGAAGCAAAGCGCTCCGATTGGACAACGGATCCTTTCCAATTCATTGAGAAAGATGGTTACTTCTACGGCAGAGGCACCCAGGATATGAAAGACAGCGACGCTACCATGGTCGAGAGTTTTATCCGTCTTAGGCGGGAGGGTTTCGTCCCTAACCGGGATATTATCCTCGCGTTGACCGCCGATGAAGAGGGTGGAAAGTCGAATGGTGTCGACTGGCTGCTCAAGAATCATCGTGACCTGATCGATGCTGCGTTTGCCATCAATCCAGATGCCGGTGGTCCCGAACTCGAGAAGGGCAGGGCTATTAGCATGGGGGTCGAAGCCACCGAAAAGCTCTATGCCGACTTCCGAGTTACGGCGACAAACCCGGGCGGACACAGTTCGCTGCCTCGTCCAGATAATGCTATCTACCACGTAGCCGACGCTCTCGGACGGCTTGAGAAGACATCCTTTCCGCTCGAAACAAATGAGGTCACCCGCGCTTACTTTTCCAGCAGCTCAGAGACCGAGAAAGATCAGCTTGCTGCCGACCTCAAGGCCGTTTCCGGACCTGTGCCAGATCCAGCAGCGGCGCAACGACTCTCGAAGGACATGATCTACAATTCGTTGCTACACACTACCTGCGTAGCAACAATGATGTTTGCTGGTCATGCTCCCAACGCTCTGCCAGGAAGTGCCGTGGCCAACGTCAATTGCCGCATTTTCCCTGGCCACTCGCAGGAGGAGATTCGCCAGGAACTGATTCGTATCTTTGCAGATCCAACCCTTAGAGTTCAGTATGTTACCGACGCCGGCGAGGTTCTGGAGCAGAGCTCCGACCGCCGATCTATGGCCCCACCACCGTTGAATCCGGAGGTTTTCCGTCCGCTCGAGGCTACTGTACAATCGATTTGGCCGGGGATCCCCGTCATTCCGGAGATGGAAACCGGAGCTACAGACAGTATTTATACGATGAACGCGGGTATACCCAGCTATGGCTTTTCAGGCATGGGGATCGATCGAGATGATGACCGGGCACATGGCCGCGATGAGCGCATCCGTATCGTCGACTTTTACGCCGGAGTTCAGTTTGAATATTTGTATTTGAAGGCGTTAGCTTCGCAGTAA
- a CDS encoding prolyl oligopeptidase family serine peptidase, which translates to MTTLNPVFGERAQVAWQPYRWKSADGTDVEGVLISPPGKKGTHHLPMLTLIHGEPTDADGNRFGADWYDWATLASANGWLVFRPNHGGSTGYGDAFMMGIMPHLVSAPGHDILTGVDALAKDGITDANHLTIGGYSYGGYLTNWIITQSTRFKAAVTGTGAVEHAANWGNDDLTWDDAWYLSGIPWEKPDLYQSEAALFQMNKVTTPTHIVGGNADVRVSYFEQVLLEPALSRLNVPHSLLVFPGENHPLDKDPWHGYIKVREELKWLEKYGKS; encoded by the coding sequence GTGACCACTCTTAATCCTGTCTTTGGCGAGCGAGCACAAGTAGCGTGGCAACCCTATCGCTGGAAATCTGCTGACGGAACTGATGTCGAGGGTGTGCTGATCTCCCCTCCAGGTAAGAAGGGCACTCATCATCTCCCCATGCTTACGCTCATTCATGGCGAGCCTACAGATGCCGACGGCAATCGTTTTGGCGCCGATTGGTATGACTGGGCAACGCTTGCGTCAGCAAACGGATGGCTCGTCTTCCGTCCCAACCACGGGGGATCGACCGGTTACGGCGATGCTTTTATGATGGGCATCATGCCACATCTGGTTTCGGCTCCGGGGCACGACATCCTGACCGGTGTAGATGCGCTGGCTAAGGACGGCATCACCGACGCAAATCATCTCACCATCGGCGGTTACAGCTATGGCGGCTACTTGACGAACTGGATCATCACACAATCCACCCGCTTCAAAGCCGCAGTCACAGGAACTGGCGCGGTCGAACATGCCGCCAATTGGGGCAATGACGATCTAACCTGGGATGATGCCTGGTATCTCTCCGGAATCCCATGGGAAAAACCCGATCTATATCAGAGCGAAGCTGCGCTCTTTCAGATGAACAAGGTCACGACACCAACGCATATCGTAGGTGGCAATGCCGATGTTCGCGTCAGCTATTTTGAACAGGTCCTATTGGAACCTGCTCTCTCAAGGCTCAATGTGCCTCACTCTCTGCTCGTATTTCCAGGAGAAAATCATCCATTGGATAAGGACCCATGGCATGGCTATATTAAGGTCCGTGAAGAGTTGAAGTGGCTCGAGAAGTACGGCAAAAGCTAA
- a CDS encoding TolB family protein, with amino-acid sequence MNATEIQGARISPDGSAAVIATIAPDWQQNRFKEDLWLWTRLQGRVTPLTHSEHDSAPKWSPDSRYIAFLSDRQLTNNESSDDIKDRDETSRVWLIPVSSGEAFPLYREKLDVHAFAWSPDSSSIDFSVTNPLPKDLEDARKLEWKDVIRWREQERGDALLALPIDSAIHVSAKLPEAHQKTNTAGDQPQYPTGTLVVAHNTFEIGEIAPSPSGEQIAFETGPVSHRLEDPAASELYLAATHGSIVQQLTHNQGLEGHLFWNHSGKSIYFLVRAASGSIEGPYQDVQGRIYSVDLQSGKATRFGGDFKGSWEDLTVMQDGKIIASGLTGMDQHLYRIDGSKFESIATIPGNYAQLDASRAGATLPFTYSSTAEPHRVQSV; translated from the coding sequence ATGAACGCCACCGAAATTCAAGGTGCACGCATCTCGCCCGACGGTTCAGCCGCAGTGATCGCTACGATAGCTCCGGACTGGCAGCAGAATCGGTTCAAGGAAGACCTCTGGCTATGGACGCGGCTTCAAGGCAGAGTAACTCCGCTGACGCATTCCGAGCATGACTCCGCGCCAAAGTGGTCGCCCGATAGCCGCTATATTGCGTTCCTCTCCGATCGGCAACTAACGAATAATGAGAGCAGCGACGATATAAAAGACAGGGATGAAACCAGCCGCGTCTGGCTGATTCCTGTCAGTAGTGGCGAAGCATTTCCTCTATATCGAGAAAAGCTAGACGTCCACGCATTCGCATGGTCACCTGATAGCTCCAGCATCGACTTCTCCGTCACCAATCCGCTTCCAAAGGATCTGGAAGATGCGCGCAAGCTGGAGTGGAAGGACGTGATTCGCTGGCGTGAACAAGAGCGCGGAGATGCACTTCTGGCGTTGCCTATCGACTCTGCTATCCATGTGAGCGCAAAGCTCCCCGAAGCGCATCAGAAAACAAACACAGCTGGAGATCAGCCCCAGTACCCAACAGGCACGCTAGTCGTTGCTCATAACACCTTCGAGATTGGCGAGATTGCTCCCTCCCCATCAGGAGAACAGATTGCCTTTGAGACCGGGCCGGTCTCGCATCGGTTGGAAGATCCTGCCGCATCGGAGCTCTATCTCGCTGCGACCCACGGTAGCATCGTACAGCAGTTGACTCACAACCAGGGACTCGAAGGCCATCTATTCTGGAACCACTCGGGCAAGAGCATCTACTTTTTGGTGCGAGCGGCAAGCGGTTCGATCGAGGGACCATATCAGGACGTTCAGGGACGCATCTATTCAGTCGATCTTCAATCGGGAAAAGCAACTCGCTTCGGAGGAGACTTCAAGGGATCGTGGGAAGATCTGACAGTAATGCAGGATGGCAAGATCATCGCATCCGGTCTTACTGGAATGGACCAACATCTCTACCGCATCGATGGATCGAAGTTTGAAAGTATTGCGACGATCCCTGGCAACTATGCTCAACTTGATGCCTCACGCGCTGGCGCGACTCTGCCATTCACGTACTCGAGCACCGCTGAACCACATCGGGTCCAGTCTGTCTGA
- a CDS encoding IS5 family transposase, with translation MGEVVRKAYGSDVTDEEWAFVLPYLLLSREDNRSRQHDLRELFNAVRYIVKAGNQWRFMPHDLPPWPAAYQQMQRWLRAGCFEKIVQDVQELLRFFGGRKGQPTAVAMDSRTLQSTPESGARAGYDGAKRRKGSKVHIAVDTLGHLMALKVTAADQGDREQVGVLAEQIQQVTGQTVELAYVDQGYTGENAANAAAEHGIRLEVVKHPMAKRGFVLLPRRWVVERSFAWAARFRRLARDYERLDTSLKGFHYLSFACIMLARMCHLLNQRA, from the coding sequence ATGGGCGAGGTAGTTCGTAAGGCGTATGGGTCGGATGTGACGGATGAGGAGTGGGCGTTTGTACTTCCATATCTGTTGTTGAGCCGCGAGGACAACCGCAGCCGTCAGCATGATCTTCGCGAGCTGTTCAACGCCGTGCGCTATATCGTGAAGGCCGGTAACCAGTGGCGATTCATGCCGCACGATCTTCCTCCTTGGCCTGCGGCGTATCAACAGATGCAGCGCTGGCTGCGGGCGGGCTGCTTTGAGAAGATCGTCCAAGACGTGCAGGAGCTACTGCGATTCTTCGGCGGCCGCAAGGGCCAGCCGACGGCGGTAGCCATGGACAGCCGCACACTGCAGTCCACGCCCGAGTCGGGAGCCCGCGCGGGCTATGATGGAGCCAAACGCCGCAAGGGATCGAAGGTACATATCGCGGTCGACACCTTGGGTCACCTGATGGCGCTGAAGGTCACGGCTGCTGACCAGGGCGATCGCGAACAGGTCGGGGTGCTGGCCGAGCAGATCCAACAGGTGACTGGCCAGACAGTCGAGCTGGCCTATGTCGATCAGGGCTATACCGGCGAGAACGCCGCCAACGCTGCTGCTGAGCACGGCATCCGCTTGGAGGTGGTCAAGCACCCGATGGCAAAGCGCGGCTTCGTGTTGCTACCGCGACGCTGGGTCGTGGAAAGAAGCTTCGCCTGGGCTGCTCGATTCCGCCGCCTCGCCCGAGACTATGAACGCCTCGACACAAGCCTAAAAGGCTTCCACTACCTCTCGTTCGCCTGCATCATGCTCGCAAGAATGTGCCACCTGCTCAATCAAAGGGCATAA